One genomic region from Xyrauchen texanus isolate HMW12.3.18 chromosome 4, RBS_HiC_50CHRs, whole genome shotgun sequence encodes:
- the LOC127643309 gene encoding RING finger protein 225-like, which yields MEPDPNNLRDPYKSDPCDEEPPDLECAICFSQFNNVFNTPKVLECEHTFCLECLARMNVKSAQPDTILCPLCRAYTPLPDLGLPKLANDSTVLSYLPAAMQYVYSIRFSRNTGKLQVKRVPSSAPDITQTISQSLDVGTPENTDGSHGMGRDSGRERSLFATILRMPLCRAFIMCSVAILTVTLTTLIITNMKNNK from the coding sequence ATGGAGCCTGACCCAAACAACCTCCGTGACCCCTACAAATCTGACCCATGTGATGAAGAGCCCCCAGATCTGGAGTGTGCCATCTGTTTTAGCCAGTTCAACAATGTCTTCAATACTCCCAAGGTACTGGAGTGCGAGCACACCTTCTGTCTGGAGTGTCTCGCCCGGATGAATGTGAAGTCTGCCCAACCTGACACCATCCTGTGCCCGCTGTGCCGAGCGTACACCCCATTACCCGACCTTGGTCTTCCTAAGCTCGCAAATGATTCCACGGTCCTGTCTTACCTCCCAGCTGCGATGCAGTATGTGTACAGCATCCGCTTTAGCCGAAATACAGGCAAACTGCAGGTGAAGAGAGTTCCTAGTTCTGCACCGGACATAACACAGACCATCAGCCAAAGCCTGGATGTTGGGACCCCAGAAAACACAGATGGATCACATGGCATGGGCAGAGACAGTGGTAGAGAAAGGTCTTTATTTGCCACGATACTCAGGATGCCCTTGTGCAGAGCTTTCATAATGTGCTCAGTGGCAATTCTGACGGTCACTCTTACCACTCTCATCATCACCAACATGAAAAACAATAAATGA